In a single window of the Thermogemmatispora onikobensis genome:
- a CDS encoding alpha-hydroxy-acid oxidizing protein gives MSETPHEGGHVSPPYGSERQFQIYMAGLQGQLPALPLDAQELERRAKERLSPEAYDYVAGGAGAEDTMQANLAAFQRWSIVPRMLRNVAQRDLSVELLGLRLPAPLLLAPIGVQSIIHPEAELAVARAAASLGVPFILSTVSSYTLEEVAQAAGDGARWFQLYWPADAEFCASLVQRAERAGYGAIVVTLDTRLIGWRPRDLQRAYLPFLQAQGLANYLSDPVFRRDLPQPPEENPFPAIQKYVSSFGHLTLQWEDLAFLRQHTRLPVILKGILHPDDASRAVECGVDGLIVSNHGGRQVAGAIAALEALPGVVEAVAGQIPVLFDSGIRQGADVVKALALGARAVLLGRPYIWGLALGGEAGVREVLQNMLADLDLTLALSGFVSVSSLDRSALAKAERA, from the coding sequence ATGTCAGAGACTCCCCATGAGGGCGGGCATGTCTCGCCGCCCTATGGCAGCGAACGCCAGTTTCAAATCTACATGGCGGGGCTACAGGGACAGCTTCCGGCCTTACCTCTGGATGCGCAGGAGCTGGAACGGCGTGCCAAAGAGCGCCTGAGTCCCGAGGCCTATGACTATGTTGCTGGAGGCGCTGGCGCTGAAGATACGATGCAGGCTAACCTGGCGGCCTTTCAGCGCTGGTCGATCGTCCCTCGTATGCTGCGCAATGTGGCACAGCGTGATCTCAGCGTCGAGCTGCTGGGACTACGCCTACCAGCGCCTTTGTTGCTTGCCCCGATCGGTGTGCAGTCGATCATCCACCCTGAAGCCGAGCTGGCAGTGGCGCGAGCCGCGGCTTCGCTGGGCGTTCCCTTTATCTTGAGCACGGTTTCCTCCTATACGCTGGAGGAGGTGGCTCAGGCTGCAGGCGATGGAGCACGTTGGTTCCAGCTCTATTGGCCTGCCGATGCCGAGTTCTGTGCAAGCCTTGTTCAACGGGCTGAGCGGGCCGGCTACGGCGCAATCGTGGTGACGCTCGATACACGTTTGATCGGCTGGCGTCCGCGTGATCTGCAGCGGGCCTATCTGCCATTCCTGCAGGCACAAGGATTGGCCAACTACTTGAGCGATCCTGTCTTCCGCCGGGATTTGCCCCAGCCTCCCGAAGAAAATCCCTTCCCCGCTATTCAGAAGTATGTCTCCAGTTTTGGTCACCTGACGCTCCAGTGGGAAGATCTCGCTTTTCTGCGTCAACATACACGATTGCCCGTCATCCTCAAAGGGATTCTGCATCCTGATGATGCGAGTCGGGCAGTAGAGTGTGGGGTTGATGGCCTGATCGTCTCCAATCACGGTGGGCGCCAGGTAGCGGGGGCCATTGCGGCGCTAGAGGCGTTGCCGGGGGTAGTGGAGGCCGTCGCTGGGCAGATTCCTGTGCTGTTCGATAGCGGTATTCGGCAGGGAGCCGATGTTGTCAAGGCGCTGGCGCTGGGGGCGCGAGCCGTCTTGCTGGGGCGCCCCTATATCTGGGGGCTGGCTCTGGGTGGAGAGGCTGGCGTGCGCGAGGTGTTGCAGAACATGCTGGCCGATCTGGACCTCACCCTGGCCCTGAGTGGTTTCGTCTCCGTCAGCTCGCTAGATCGTTCAGCCCTCGCCAAAGCGGAAAGGGCGTGA
- a CDS encoding CBS domain-containing protein: MRKVRDVMTTRVVTVHEDQTRQQAAALMARHRVSGLPVVNEEGMITGLVTEHDVLARQGRFVREIMTRGLISVTEETDLEDVAQLLVNRRIRRLPVLREGRLVGIVSRADLVREVATRWTCPVCGEVAPGEKPPECCPRCAAPQMLASAEPAPPGF; the protein is encoded by the coding sequence ATGAGAAAAGTCAGAGATGTGATGACCACACGGGTTGTGACGGTTCATGAGGACCAGACGCGACAGCAGGCCGCAGCTTTGATGGCACGCCATCGAGTCAGTGGGTTGCCTGTGGTCAATGAAGAGGGGATGATCACAGGCCTTGTCACTGAGCACGATGTCCTGGCGCGTCAGGGCCGCTTTGTGCGAGAGATTATGACCCGTGGTCTGATCAGCGTCACTGAGGAGACCGACCTGGAGGATGTGGCCCAGCTGCTCGTCAATCGGCGTATTCGACGCTTGCCGGTGCTTCGTGAGGGGCGGCTGGTGGGCATTGTGAGCCGCGCTGACCTGGTCAGGGAGGTGGCGACACGCTGGACCTGTCCCGTCTGTGGTGAGGTGGCCCCTGGCGAGAAACCGCCAGAGTGCTGTCCTCGCTGTGCAGCGCCACAAATGCTGGCGTCAGCCGAGCCGGCTCCTCCTGGTTTCTAG
- the pdhA gene encoding pyruvate dehydrogenase (acetyl-transferring) E1 component subunit alpha, producing METRQQRKAAAQGAGPGDPRSPASLLEGTDRETLLNYYYQMVLIRYFEEKAGEMYTRARIGGYCHLNLGEEATVVGFCAGLEADDYVYTNYREHGYAICRGISPAVVMAELFGKKTGCSSGRGGSMHLFDLKRRFMGGYGIVGGQLPLAVGAAFALAYRGAREIVACQMGDGTTNGGPFHESLNLAKLYRLPVVFLIVNNQYGMGTRVDQGSAVPDLYRKACAYDIRSERVDGTDLLAVLEAVRTAARIAREEREPSLIEAVSYRFRGHSVVDPDRYRPEDEVRRWRERDPILLYATRLKEAGLMDESTRQELEARAQHEVEEAVRFAEESEFPSVEELYDFVYAGEGGR from the coding sequence ATGGAGACCAGACAGCAACGGAAGGCAGCCGCGCAGGGGGCCGGACCGGGTGACCCCCGCTCCCCTGCTTCGCTGCTCGAAGGAACGGACCGCGAAACGCTGCTCAATTACTATTACCAGATGGTCCTTATTCGCTATTTTGAGGAGAAGGCCGGTGAAATGTACACCCGTGCACGCATCGGCGGCTACTGTCACCTCAATCTTGGCGAAGAGGCCACTGTCGTCGGCTTCTGTGCCGGCCTGGAAGCCGATGATTACGTGTATACCAACTACCGTGAGCATGGCTATGCCATCTGCCGCGGCATCTCGCCTGCCGTTGTCATGGCCGAGCTGTTCGGCAAAAAGACCGGCTGCTCCAGTGGTCGTGGAGGGTCGATGCATCTTTTTGACCTGAAACGCCGCTTCATGGGGGGCTATGGCATTGTCGGGGGGCAGTTACCGCTGGCGGTGGGGGCGGCCTTTGCCCTGGCCTATCGGGGCGCGCGTGAGATTGTGGCCTGCCAGATGGGCGATGGTACCACTAATGGCGGCCCTTTCCACGAGTCGCTCAACCTGGCCAAGCTCTATCGGCTGCCGGTGGTCTTCCTCATTGTCAATAATCAGTACGGCATGGGCACGCGCGTCGACCAAGGCTCGGCGGTCCCCGACCTCTATCGCAAGGCCTGTGCCTATGACATACGCAGCGAGCGCGTTGACGGGACCGATCTTCTGGCGGTCTTAGAGGCCGTGCGTACGGCGGCTCGTATTGCGCGTGAGGAGCGTGAGCCAAGCCTGATTGAGGCGGTCAGCTATCGCTTCCGTGGCCACTCGGTGGTTGATCCTGATCGCTATCGCCCCGAAGACGAGGTACGGCGCTGGCGCGAGCGTGATCCCATCCTGCTCTACGCGACCCGGCTCAAGGAGGCAGGCTTGATGGATGAGTCCACCCGCCAGGAGTTGGAGGCGCGGGCTCAGCATGAGGTCGAGGAGGCGGTGCGTTTTGCCGAGGAGAGCGAGTTTCCCTCGGTTGAGGAACTCTACGACTTTGTCTATGCCGGTGAGGGAGGGCGCTGA
- a CDS encoding alpha-ketoacid dehydrogenase subunit beta, producing the protein MAEMTYRQALHDTLREELQRDENVFLIGEEIGRFEGSYKITAGLLQEFGPKRVVDTPICENGFVGLAIGAAMLGLRPIVEIMTINFIALAMDEIVNHAAKIYYMFGGQCPVPLVIRTPGGGGQQLSATHSQNLEVWFAHVPGLKVVAPSTPADARGLLRTAVRDDNPVLFLENLALYNTRGEVPEGDYTIPIGKAQVMKEGHDLTIISYSRMAVVALDVARRLEQERQLSIEVVDVRSLRPLDHETVVNSVKKTNRAIIFEEDWRSYGVGAELAATLQEEAFDYLDAPIQRVAGAEVPLPYSKPLEQAALPSARQLVEAVDRLAIRKRRVVYA; encoded by the coding sequence ATGGCCGAGATGACCTATCGCCAGGCGCTGCACGATACGCTGCGTGAGGAGCTGCAGCGCGATGAGAATGTCTTTCTGATCGGCGAGGAGATTGGGCGCTTCGAGGGGTCCTATAAGATTACCGCTGGCCTCCTGCAGGAGTTTGGTCCAAAGCGTGTGGTTGATACGCCGATCTGTGAGAACGGTTTTGTGGGGCTGGCGATCGGGGCCGCTATGCTTGGGTTGCGCCCTATTGTGGAAATCATGACGATCAACTTCATTGCGCTGGCGATGGATGAGATCGTTAACCATGCGGCCAAGATCTACTATATGTTCGGCGGTCAATGCCCGGTTCCTCTGGTGATCCGCACTCCGGGCGGTGGTGGTCAGCAGCTCTCGGCGACCCATTCGCAGAACCTGGAGGTCTGGTTTGCTCATGTCCCTGGCCTCAAGGTGGTCGCGCCATCCACGCCGGCAGATGCCCGAGGTCTGTTGCGGACCGCTGTGCGTGACGACAACCCGGTACTCTTCCTGGAGAATCTGGCGCTCTACAATACACGTGGCGAGGTGCCTGAAGGAGATTACACGATCCCCATAGGTAAGGCTCAGGTCATGAAGGAGGGCCATGATCTGACCATCATCAGCTACTCGCGTATGGCGGTGGTGGCTCTCGATGTCGCTCGTCGGCTGGAGCAGGAGCGTCAGCTCAGTATCGAGGTGGTTGACGTGCGCTCCTTGCGTCCGCTTGACCATGAGACGGTGGTCAATTCGGTCAAGAAGACTAACCGGGCTATCATTTTTGAGGAAGATTGGCGCTCTTATGGGGTCGGGGCTGAGCTGGCGGCCACTCTTCAGGAGGAAGCCTTTGATTATCTAGATGCGCCCATTCAGCGCGTTGCTGGTGCGGAGGTGCCGCTCCCTTATTCGAAGCCGCTCGAACAGGCGGCTTTGCCAAGTGCGCGGCAGCTGGTGGAGGCGGTCGATCGCCTGGCCATTCGCAAGAGGAGGGTCGTCTATGCCTGA
- a CDS encoding dihydrolipoamide acetyltransferase family protein, protein MPEVTMPRLSDTMQEGTIARWLKKPGDRVERGDVLAEIETDKATMELQAYESGVLEKILVQEGESAPIGQVIALIGSGAGVADQGGASAAHPAPQTTTASSVTGGGAAGSGGSGLGTPQEASPRPRATAPVEVPRPAAPVGQENGDRVIKASPLARRLAEEHNIDLRQIRGSGPGGRIVRDDIEAFLESRRAAAVTAPAEAGVGAAPAPPVAAPAATAEVGAAPAEELVPLSRMQATIARRLTESKQTIPHFYVSTEIDMTEALALRRQLNESVGEGGVKVSINDLIIKACALALEKFPEVNSSYRDGQFVRHQAINVGIAVDIPHGLVVPVIRDANLKGVRTIAREARALIEKAHAGKLTPADLSGGTFSISNMGMLDVSEFIAVINPPEAAIMAVASVRRTFVPIDDQPVLRDMMHVTVSADHRILYGATVARFLQEVKRLLQNPFSLLG, encoded by the coding sequence ATGCCTGAGGTGACTATGCCCCGGCTCAGCGATACGATGCAGGAAGGGACGATTGCTCGCTGGTTAAAGAAACCAGGCGATCGTGTTGAGCGGGGGGATGTGCTCGCTGAGATCGAGACCGATAAGGCGACGATGGAGCTGCAGGCCTACGAGAGCGGGGTCTTGGAAAAGATCCTGGTCCAGGAAGGGGAGAGTGCCCCGATCGGTCAGGTGATTGCGCTGATTGGAAGTGGGGCAGGTGTTGCTGACCAGGGAGGGGCGAGCGCAGCGCACCCAGCTCCGCAAACGACAACTGCTTCCTCTGTGACTGGTGGCGGGGCTGCCGGAAGTGGTGGCTCCGGCCTGGGAACGCCTCAAGAGGCGTCGCCGCGTCCGCGAGCCACGGCGCCGGTTGAGGTGCCCCGCCCGGCTGCACCGGTTGGTCAAGAGAATGGGGATCGCGTGATCAAAGCCTCGCCGTTAGCCCGTCGCCTGGCTGAGGAGCATAATATTGACCTGCGTCAGATCCGTGGCTCTGGCCCTGGTGGGCGTATCGTGCGCGATGATATCGAGGCTTTCCTTGAAAGCCGTCGGGCGGCAGCTGTGACTGCTCCGGCGGAGGCCGGGGTAGGGGCCGCTCCAGCACCTCCAGTCGCTGCGCCCGCTGCCACCGCTGAGGTTGGTGCGGCTCCTGCTGAGGAGCTGGTGCCGCTCTCGCGCATGCAGGCCACTATTGCTCGGCGCCTGACTGAGTCGAAGCAGACGATCCCGCATTTCTATGTCAGCACTGAGATTGACATGACCGAGGCTCTGGCGCTGCGTCGGCAGCTCAACGAGAGTGTAGGTGAAGGGGGCGTCAAAGTCTCGATCAACGATCTCATTATCAAAGCCTGCGCCCTGGCCCTGGAGAAGTTCCCCGAGGTCAACAGCTCCTATCGCGATGGCCAGTTCGTGCGTCACCAGGCGATCAATGTCGGGATCGCCGTCGATATTCCTCATGGCCTGGTGGTGCCGGTGATCCGCGATGCCAATCTCAAAGGAGTGCGCACCATTGCGCGTGAGGCCCGTGCTTTGATTGAGAAGGCCCACGCTGGGAAGTTGACGCCAGCTGATCTTTCGGGTGGTACCTTCTCAATTTCCAATATGGGCATGCTTGATGTCAGTGAGTTCATCGCTGTGATCAATCCGCCCGAGGCAGCCATTATGGCGGTGGCTTCGGTGAGGCGCACCTTTGTGCCTATCGATGATCAGCCGGTGCTGCGCGATATGATGCATGTTACGGTCTCTGCGGACCATCGTATCCTCTATGGGGCGACAGTGGCTCGCTTCCTGCAGGAAGTTAAGCGTTTGCTGCAGAATCCGTTTAGCCTGCTGGGCTAA
- a CDS encoding MFS transporter, with protein MANLSEPSRQSAAKASRFGGWLWRSGQFARQLTRRFTFARALASRSFRLLWLGQTISNLGNNVFSLALAWQVLLMTHSATAMGLILMARLVPNLAFVLIGGVAADRLPRRSIVLWSDGLRGLVLLSVTVLGVAGLLQLWLLVVESLIFGIVEGFFNPALMSLPPELVAKEELPSANALTALSLNLAGLAGPVLGALLIALAGPFSAFALDAVSFFISMLLLFPVPIVERHRRSEQEQLGSSALALRGDAEGEEENLVRGRLWGLRSGLQKVLQDLGEGLVYVHRSRWIWVTLLSATVGNVCFIATLAVSMPKLVQVVYGQGAGFLGLLETAEAIGSLLSILLLGVVLRLGRRGLLAYLFLMLSAAGVLAFGLIPAALALWLAPLASILVGFGLTFFNTVYFTILQEQVPGDKLGRVISLDTIGSLGLAPLGQVLGGILTDRVGAATVFLLFGALALGNCLYPLLVREVRETL; from the coding sequence ATGGCAAATCTTTCTGAGCCCTCTCGGCAGTCTGCGGCTAAGGCTTCTCGCTTTGGTGGGTGGCTATGGCGAAGTGGTCAGTTTGCTCGGCAGCTGACGCGGCGTTTCACCTTTGCGCGGGCCTTGGCCAGTCGTTCCTTTCGCTTACTCTGGTTGGGCCAGACGATTTCAAACCTGGGCAACAATGTCTTCTCGCTGGCGCTGGCCTGGCAGGTCTTGCTGATGACGCACTCGGCCACGGCGATGGGTCTGATCCTGATGGCCAGGCTGGTTCCCAACCTTGCCTTTGTGCTGATCGGGGGCGTTGCTGCTGACCGGCTGCCGCGGCGCTCGATCGTGCTCTGGTCGGATGGCTTACGGGGCCTTGTCCTGCTCTCTGTGACAGTGCTCGGCGTTGCCGGTCTCCTTCAGCTCTGGCTGCTTGTAGTAGAGAGCCTTATCTTTGGGATCGTTGAAGGCTTTTTCAATCCTGCGCTGATGTCTCTTCCGCCCGAGCTGGTAGCGAAGGAGGAGCTGCCATCTGCTAATGCCTTGACTGCCCTGAGCCTCAATCTGGCGGGACTGGCGGGGCCGGTGCTCGGGGCTTTACTCATTGCCCTGGCAGGGCCGTTTTCAGCCTTTGCCCTGGATGCTGTGAGCTTTTTTATCTCGATGCTTCTGTTGTTCCCTGTTCCTATTGTTGAGCGCCACCGGCGCTCTGAACAAGAGCAACTCGGATCGTCAGCTCTGGCGCTGCGTGGGGATGCTGAAGGCGAGGAGGAGAATCTCGTGAGAGGGCGGCTGTGGGGGCTGAGGTCTGGCCTGCAGAAGGTGCTGCAGGACCTGGGTGAGGGTCTCGTCTATGTGCATCGCTCGCGCTGGATCTGGGTGACCTTGCTCAGTGCGACTGTTGGGAATGTCTGTTTTATTGCCACTTTGGCGGTTTCTATGCCAAAGCTGGTGCAGGTTGTCTATGGGCAAGGGGCTGGCTTCCTTGGTCTTCTTGAAACAGCTGAGGCTATTGGCTCGCTGCTGAGCATCTTGCTTTTGGGGGTGGTCTTGCGTCTGGGGCGGCGCGGGTTGCTGGCCTATCTCTTTCTGATGCTGAGCGCGGCTGGTGTGCTTGCTTTTGGCTTGATTCCGGCGGCGTTGGCCCTCTGGTTAGCTCCGCTGGCGTCGATCCTGGTCGGCTTTGGTCTGACCTTTTTTAACACGGTCTATTTCACTATTTTGCAGGAGCAGGTACCTGGGGACAAGCTGGGGCGTGTCATCAGTCTGGATACCATCGGCTCCTTGGGTTTAGCGCCACTGGGGCAGGTGCTGGGTGGGATTTTGACCGATCGAGTCGGAGCTGCGACTGTCTTTCTGCTCTTCGGGGCCCTCGCGCTGGGCAATTGTTTGTATCCGCTGCTTGTGAGAGAGGTACGGGAGACGCTCTAG
- a CDS encoding thioesterase family protein, with the protein MSLQPGLKGEASTTVVYENTAAAVGAGGVEVFATPMMIALMENAAWRAVADVLEAGYVSVGTRVDVRHLAATPIGQRVRATAELVEVDGRRLVFRVEAYDEEKKIGEGIHERFIVHLQRFLERLK; encoded by the coding sequence ATGAGCTTGCAACCAGGGCTAAAGGGAGAGGCAAGCACGACTGTCGTCTATGAGAACACAGCCGCCGCCGTTGGGGCGGGAGGTGTCGAGGTCTTTGCGACCCCGATGATGATCGCTTTGATGGAGAACGCCGCCTGGCGAGCGGTGGCCGATGTTTTAGAGGCGGGGTATGTCTCTGTGGGAACGCGCGTCGATGTGCGGCATCTGGCGGCGACGCCGATCGGCCAGCGGGTGCGTGCTACCGCCGAGCTGGTCGAGGTGGATGGTCGGCGCCTGGTGTTTAGGGTCGAGGCTTATGACGAGGAGAAGAAAATCGGGGAAGGCATCCACGAGCGTTTTATTGTCCACCTCCAACGTTTTTTGGAGCGCCTGAAATAA
- the fxsT gene encoding FxSxx-COOH system tetratricopeptide repeat protein, which produces MAVKVFLAYTFKDEAARNELINHLYQLRWQGLIADWEECATAQGLSWQGSGEISPALERAQLILLLVSPDFVHSAYCYSAELKVALLRHKAGLARVIPILVRPTERDDTPLADLAVLPTNGVAISAWEDREAAWQQVAVELGTWLSAAAAATNAIVPPAAIQLPPLSPPPASPAEKAAVVSSSPLSPLWLVPYRRNPLFTGRASLLAYLHDMPISNKASAVTPPQVVSGPAGSGKTQLALEYAYRYGHEYEAVLWVNAASRQLLIHELARIAEALGLPEHTLPHQYLVALAVRRWLEKRSGWLLILDNVADSEVVRDLLPMGARGHLILLARQPLTLPKAMHVKLPALEAEEAALLLLRAAGLLPVEATLEQAPPSEASRADEVVALLRASPLALTLAGAYIETEQCSLSSYLNLYKQATVELQRRAWSASQLISALSEPLAIVLHISLSRAERSSPVATELLRLCSFLQPDRIPLEMLVSGGGELGESLGQCLLEQFELLRLIHELRRFALADYSQGSLVLHRAVSACVRQRLSRESRLLWAEQTIRLVESACLSEAAAPTALYRAYLPHLLTCARWIEEWQLVSPDAARLLEQTGYYLQRCVAYREAEPLLRRALAIREQQLGPEHPELSASLYNLGLFYEEQGRLPEAEALYQRVVAIEERQAGSDRQGLARALYRLALLYRDRRDFERAEALFLQVLESWQPELAPEHPLLATLYHELATLYRVQGRYEQAELLYRRALLIREHLLGGEHPAVAQTLSALGSLYHAQRHHEQAEQCYLQALAIHESLPLAEQLDLATTLNNLALLYRETGRYGQAELLHQRALMIYQQLLGDEHPYTASCLENLAMLYHDRGEYERAESLYQSALQIRERMLGADHPALAINLNNLATLYTALHKHGPARALFKRALEVGERAFGKNHPTYARFLENYALLLQQTRQVSRALELRARAREIQARQVQGLSMGQARAGAGPGSAIVSH; this is translated from the coding sequence ATGGCAGTGAAGGTCTTCCTGGCCTACACCTTCAAAGACGAAGCCGCGCGTAACGAACTTATTAATCATCTCTATCAACTCCGCTGGCAAGGTCTCATTGCTGATTGGGAGGAGTGTGCTACGGCCCAGGGTCTTTCCTGGCAAGGAAGCGGTGAGATCAGTCCTGCCCTGGAACGTGCGCAGCTCATTCTCCTGTTGGTCAGCCCCGACTTTGTGCACTCTGCTTACTGCTACAGCGCGGAGCTGAAAGTGGCCCTCCTGCGTCACAAAGCCGGCCTGGCGCGTGTGATTCCCATACTTGTGCGTCCGACGGAGCGCGATGATACACCGCTGGCCGATTTAGCGGTTCTGCCGACCAACGGTGTGGCGATTAGCGCCTGGGAGGACCGTGAAGCGGCCTGGCAGCAGGTGGCTGTGGAGCTGGGGACCTGGCTTTCCGCCGCCGCTGCTGCGACAAATGCGATCGTTCCCCCGGCGGCCATCCAGCTACCGCCACTTTCCCCACCACCGGCCTCGCCAGCAGAGAAAGCGGCGGTAGTCTCTTCTTCACCTTTGTCCCCGCTCTGGTTGGTACCATATCGTCGGAATCCGCTCTTCACCGGTCGCGCCTCACTGTTGGCTTATCTGCACGACATGCCTATTAGTAACAAGGCCAGCGCGGTCACTCCGCCGCAAGTGGTGAGTGGACCAGCCGGCAGCGGGAAAACACAGCTGGCGCTTGAGTATGCTTATCGCTACGGCCACGAGTATGAGGCTGTGCTCTGGGTCAATGCCGCCAGTCGTCAGCTACTCATCCACGAGTTGGCACGTATCGCTGAGGCGTTGGGGTTGCCGGAGCATACGCTTCCTCATCAATATCTGGTTGCTCTGGCGGTGCGCCGCTGGCTAGAAAAGAGGTCGGGCTGGTTGCTGATCCTGGATAATGTGGCGGATAGCGAGGTGGTTCGTGATCTGCTGCCTATGGGGGCTCGCGGTCATCTGATTCTGCTGGCTCGTCAGCCATTAACCTTGCCCAAGGCTATGCATGTGAAGCTGCCTGCGCTTGAGGCTGAGGAGGCCGCGCTTCTCTTGCTGCGTGCCGCTGGCTTGCTCCCGGTGGAGGCGACGCTGGAGCAGGCTCCTCCGTCTGAGGCCAGCCGGGCCGACGAGGTGGTTGCTTTGCTGCGGGCTTCTCCTCTGGCGCTCACTCTGGCTGGCGCCTATATCGAGACAGAGCAATGTAGCCTCAGCAGTTATCTGAACCTCTATAAGCAGGCTACTGTTGAGCTTCAGCGGAGGGCCTGGTCGGCCAGCCAGTTGATCAGCGCTCTCTCTGAGCCGTTGGCCATCGTTCTGCATATCAGTCTCTCACGAGCCGAGCGCAGCAGTCCAGTTGCCACTGAGCTATTGCGTCTCTGCTCCTTTCTGCAGCCCGATCGTATTCCCCTTGAGATGCTGGTTAGCGGTGGCGGCGAGCTAGGGGAGAGCCTGGGTCAGTGTTTGCTGGAGCAGTTCGAGCTGCTCAGGCTGATCCACGAGCTACGCCGCTTTGCGCTGGCCGACTACAGTCAAGGGTCGCTGGTCCTCCATCGGGCGGTGAGCGCCTGTGTCCGTCAGCGTCTGAGCCGAGAATCGCGTCTGCTGTGGGCGGAGCAGACTATCCGCCTGGTAGAGAGCGCCTGTTTGAGTGAGGCCGCTGCCCCGACTGCTCTTTATCGGGCCTATCTGCCGCACTTGCTTACCTGTGCTCGTTGGATCGAAGAGTGGCAGCTAGTCAGTCCTGACGCTGCCCGGCTGCTGGAGCAGACGGGGTACTATCTGCAACGTTGTGTGGCCTACCGTGAGGCTGAGCCGCTCTTACGTCGTGCACTGGCCATACGTGAGCAGCAGCTTGGGCCTGAGCATCCTGAATTGAGTGCCAGCCTCTACAATCTTGGGCTTTTCTACGAGGAACAGGGGCGATTGCCCGAGGCCGAGGCGCTCTATCAGAGAGTGGTCGCTATCGAAGAGCGGCAGGCGGGGAGCGATCGCCAGGGATTGGCGCGGGCCTTGTATCGGCTGGCTCTGCTCTATCGTGACCGACGTGATTTCGAGCGGGCCGAAGCGCTCTTCCTGCAGGTGCTGGAGAGTTGGCAGCCAGAGCTGGCGCCTGAGCATCCGCTGCTCGCTACACTGTATCACGAGTTAGCAACGCTCTACCGGGTCCAGGGACGCTATGAGCAGGCGGAGCTGCTCTATCGACGAGCGCTGCTGATACGCGAGCATCTGCTGGGGGGCGAACATCCAGCTGTGGCACAGACGCTGAGCGCGCTGGGCAGCCTCTATCACGCGCAGCGGCACCATGAGCAAGCTGAGCAGTGCTATCTGCAGGCCCTGGCGATTCATGAGAGCCTGCCTCTCGCTGAGCAGTTGGATCTGGCGACGACTTTGAATAATCTGGCCCTGCTCTATCGTGAGACTGGGCGTTATGGGCAGGCCGAGCTGCTCCATCAACGAGCGCTGATGATCTACCAGCAGTTGCTTGGGGATGAGCATCCCTATACTGCAAGCTGTCTGGAAAATCTGGCGATGCTCTATCATGATCGCGGTGAGTATGAGCGGGCGGAGTCGCTTTATCAGAGCGCTCTTCAGATCCGTGAGAGGATGTTAGGAGCTGACCATCCGGCGCTAGCGATCAATCTCAATAATCTGGCAACCCTGTATACCGCTCTGCACAAGCATGGTCCAGCGCGGGCACTCTTCAAGCGGGCCTTAGAGGTTGGTGAGCGGGCTTTCGGTAAGAACCACCCGACGTACGCGCGCTTTCTGGAGAACTATGCTCTGTTACTGCAGCAGACACGTCAGGTCAGTCGAGCGCTTGAGCTGCGTGCCCGCGCTCGGGAGATTCAGGCGCGGCAGGTCCAGGGCCTTTCAATGGGACAGGCCCGGGCGGGAGCGGGTCCAGGGAGCGCGATTGTTTCCCACTAG
- a CDS encoding glycerophosphodiester phosphodiesterase, which translates to MVSEVQRIAHRGGAQLAPENTLAAFRQALALPVDAVELDVQMSRDGHLIVFHDATVERLTDGRGNMLDLDFAYLRSLNAAAHFPGGWPEPQRIPTLREVLDLIGGQRRVWIEIKPSRRGSVYGRYPGIVEAVVDELQRADMLDQAVVISFDWYLLPEVKRRAPQLETGAILSEDIWDPQAGQALDTLVEQVRELGCGWLDVEEALFLPHLPALVHSYGLKLGVWTVNTAERLRELAASDVDALTSDQPTLFTALL; encoded by the coding sequence ATGGTAAGTGAAGTTCAACGTATTGCTCACCGTGGGGGAGCACAGCTGGCGCCCGAGAATACCCTGGCGGCCTTTCGTCAGGCCCTGGCCTTGCCGGTAGACGCCGTTGAGCTAGACGTGCAAATGAGTCGTGATGGCCATCTTATCGTCTTTCACGACGCCACTGTCGAGCGGCTTACCGATGGTCGGGGCAACATGCTTGATCTAGACTTTGCCTATCTGCGCAGTCTCAATGCCGCTGCTCATTTCCCCGGTGGTTGGCCGGAGCCGCAGCGTATTCCCACCCTACGAGAAGTTCTCGACCTCATTGGAGGGCAACGGCGTGTCTGGATTGAGATCAAACCGAGTCGACGCGGCAGTGTCTACGGGCGCTACCCGGGCATTGTTGAAGCGGTTGTCGACGAGCTGCAGCGTGCAGACATGCTCGACCAGGCCGTCGTCATCTCCTTTGACTGGTATCTTTTACCAGAAGTGAAGCGACGGGCCCCGCAGCTAGAGACGGGTGCAATCCTCTCTGAGGACATCTGGGACCCCCAGGCTGGGCAGGCCCTGGATACCCTGGTAGAGCAGGTTCGTGAACTGGGCTGCGGCTGGCTGGATGTGGAAGAGGCTCTTTTCCTGCCGCACCTGCCTGCCCTCGTCCATAGTTATGGGCTCAAGCTGGGCGTCTGGACTGTGAACACTGCCGAACGCCTGCGTGAGTTAGCAGCGAGCGATGTTGATGCGTTGACCAGCGATCAGCCCACGCTCTTCACCGCTTTATTGTAG